The genomic region TTTTGAAAACCTCAGATGTTTGGagaaattctgtttctttaattgaCGGTCCAACTCAGTGTATGAAATTAGGAAAGAGGTTTCCTGGGTAGCATTTCTCAGTGAGGCAGAACCTCCATTGAGATATATACGTGCAGCCAGTCCCTTACATGTCAATACTAATTTCTTTCTGCTCCCTGCATGTGAGCTCTGTTTGCCTCCAGGGATCATGAAAAAGTAAGCATCTGTCACAAACACTTTAATAGTCTCTTAAGACATATTAACTGGAAACATAATTATCATTGGTAATTAGGAACTTGCAAAGTGTCATCAAAAACAATCCGAGCTCCCAAGCCTGTTCCTGCCAGCGCTGCTACAGGTGACATGAAAATTGCAGTTCCGAGGGGAGGTGAGGTCACAGGTTCACAAATTCATATCTCAGGGTCCAACTACCCCTCCTGCACACTTACTGATTGCTTCCACCTTCACACTGAGCCCACCATCCAGGTAGCAGGAAAAAGTCAATGGCTTTCTCTGTAGTCACTTGAGAAGTAGAATCTGCAAGGGATTGATTTGTATCAGCAATCTGGTAAGTGAACATATTGGGCAAGGGGATTCTCCCTTGTGTAAAGCTGGTCCAGCACCAAAGCCCTGCAGGAGGGTGGGGTAAATCCTGAGTCTGAACTGAGACAGAAAAGGGAGATGGGGTCGTAGACCTTTCACCAATCCCCGATGCCCCTAATGCGATGTATGTATGTCTCACTGTCAGAGACTGTTGTGGTTTAATGCCAGTGTGATATTTTATGTACTTAAGGACTGTATTTCCCAAGTTAATATGATGTTCAGTCTACTTTCCAGGAATCACAGACATAAGTTTCACGGTTCAGAGGTGAGCACATAAAAGTTCAGTCTGTAACAAAGAGTGTGATGAGTCTGGAGGAATCATCTGACCCAGTGCTGTAACAGTGTGTCTGGCAGCCATTGCTGGAGTAGAAATGTTTCCTGTAACTGGGTGTGTGAAGTGCTGAGAAGATTTAATTATTGTGACTCTATTGATTATGGAGAGATTCTTCCCACTTAAAGTTACGGAAGCAgcatttaagaaaaatagaacTTTATACATTTCAGATATTATTTTTAGGCTCCGGTttaatcttttattatttctgcCACTTTCAGATATTGTAATACTGATTCAACAAAGTATGTGCTTTGTGCAGTACACAAGTTACTCACCTTAACATTCCATTTACATGTGCCTTATATTTTCATATCTTGCAAATCTTGCTTTACTGGTAATACTTGTATTTGACTCAGGTATTAAAAAATAGGTAGATGATGTGAAATTAGTACTAATTTTGTTTCTACAATGCACTATTGATCAGGCAGCAGTGTTTCCTGTCCCATACGTCCTGAGACCTGGCCATTGTGCTTTTGTCCTGGAATAAGAGTAAATGAGTCTTTCTGTTTCCATCCTAATATTGAGCTGTTCTTGTGTATATTCATTATCATGGTACAGGTGCCTGCAGTTTATATTGCAGGCAgtgtatttacattaaaaatttttttcttttggctgctcctagtggcatgtgggatcttagttccctaaccagagatcaaCCTCATCCTGGGCCATGAAagcagggagtcctaaccactggacagcctgGGAAGTCCTAAGGGCATCTACATATAATTAAGATCTctttattcaaattttttaattgtgtaaGTGGAGATTTGTATTTGTGTAAGTGGAAATTTGTTAGTacctaaatttttaaataaaataccaaCCACCTAAATTGAAATGACAAGGTGAAAAACCAAACTAAATTTAGAAGTGCTTTATTTGAAGGACACAGGTGACTAGTATTTGAGTATGTTCTGGATTAAATGCACCATTGTTGTTATTAGCCGAGTCAGGGTCAAATCCCCACTAGCCATCTGTCCCCAAACAGTGAGTGAATTTAAACCAAATACTTCATTTCTCTGTGCAGACGTTTGCCTCATTTTTATAAGGAAGATAATAGTGTCTGCCTCATGAATTTGCGAAGAACAAAGACATTAACGCATGTGTGTCTTTCATTGCAGTGATTCATACATTTCAAGTGTTTTTTAATGATTATACATTCAACCCTTGGAAGCCTTGACCTGACaggaaaattttaagtaattatttCTCAGTAGAAGTATTTGTAGGGGCTtcctcagtcggtaaagaatctgcctgcaatgcaggagacccgggttcaattcctgggtcgggaagatcccctggagaaggaaatggcaacccactccagtattcttgccaggagaatcccatggacagaagaacctggcaggctatagtccatgaggtcgcaagaggcagacgtgacttagtgactaaaccacaggAAGTATTTGTAAGCACATTGTTGCCTTTCAGTTTACAAGGTATCTATGTTCCACACCTCATGTTCCCATGCAGGACCCTCTAGCTCAGAAGACACCATCAGTCACCGAGATCTGCCAGCATGGCTGCTGGTGACTTGGCAATAAGAACGGTCTTCTTATCACAGACTCTGTTCGGAATCCTGGGGAATGTCTCTCTTCTTTACCATTATCTCTTCCTTTATTGCACTGGATGTAGGCTGAGGACCATAGATTTCTTTGTCAAGAACCTGATTGTCGCCAACATCTTGGTTCTGTTCTCTAATGGATACCACAATACAATGACAAATTATGGGTGGTACCACATCGACAGTGACTTTACATGCAGGTTTTTCCCGTATGTTCGTGGAGTGAGCAGAGGGGTGTCCATCGGCACCACTTTGCTCCTGAGTGTCTTCCAGGCCATCACTATCTGTCCCCAGACCTCCAGGTGGGCAGAGCTTAAAATGAAAGCTCAGCAGCTGGTTTTCCCTTCAATTATCCTGTGCTGGATCGTGAACATGCTGGTAAATGTTGTGTATCCTATGTATATGAGTGGAAATTTGAGCAACAAAACCTTCACAAACAGAAAACGTTTTGGACACTGTTCTTCTGTTTGTCATGACCAAACCGGAGACTTATTATATGCAATGTTGATATCATTCCCTGATGTCTTATGTTTTGTGGTCATGATCTTGGCCAGTGGCTCCACGGTTTTTATCCTGTACAGGCACAAGCAGAGGGTCCAAAACTTTCACAGGATCAATGTCTCCTCCATATCCTCTCCTGAGTCCAGAGCCACCAAAACTGTCCTTCTTGTGGTGAGCACCTTTGTCTGTTTTAACACCCTTTCCTCCATCTGTCATATTGTTTTGAGTGTTTTGAAAGATCCTGGTTTGTTCGTTATGAACATCTCTGCCATAATCATCACATATTTTCCAACTATCAGCCCCTTTCTGCTCATGAGTCGTGACTCCAGAATGTCCAGACTCTGCTTTGCTGGGAAAAGGGATACAAACTCCCTTACCCTTATGAGAAAGATGTAAATGGTATATATTTGCACTGTGGGTCCAAAACAGTCATAGGATCAATGTCTCCTCCATATCCTCCCCTGAGTCCAGAGCCACAAAAACCATCCTCCTGGTGAGCACCTTTATCTATTTCAACAACTTTTCCTTCATCAGTAATATTaccattgcttttaaaaaaaaagccagtatttttttttgttgtttgtgaaAACCTCTGCAATAATCATTGCATATTTTGCAACTCTCAACTCTGCTCATGAGGCGTGACTCCAGAATATTCAGGATCTGTTTTGCAAGGATAAGTAATAAAACATCCTGTAATCCtgtgagaaaaatgtaaaatggaTGTATTTGGACTATGTTCATTTCATAGTCACTTCCCCCAGAGTCCTAACTGAGATTATGAGTGGTTGAGCAGAAATAGTATGTCAGCAAAACACGGTGAGCATCTTCTCCAAGTAACGCAGTTATAAAGATAATTGTAACTAAAGATATATAAGTACTATTGGAAGTTTCCCTAGTGCTTGCACTGGAGGAGTTCAGAATTTATACACTAATAAACAACAGGTCCTAAACAATCCGGATACTATGGAGAATTGTGTGAGTGTGTAATTGTATGAGTGTGTAATTGTGTGAGTGTGTCACAGTATATTTCTGAAAAATGAAGTTGACCTGGAATATTAAGAAAAGGTTTGTGGAAATGGAAGAGAATGTGGCAGGCCATGACTGAAACTGAAGATAATAGTGCTGGAGGGGAAATTCAGTGCTTGAGTAAAGCTTTTTGGAACCATTTATGAGGTTTGTCCATTGTGTCCCTAGAGAGATGCCAGTTATGTACTTGAAATGTGATGCTGTATAGGGAGATGTGCATGTTTAAACATTTCCAGTTACAAATGTCCAAATTGAACTGGAGTTGGGCAAATGAGTGCATAAAATGACATTTTACCATAGTTTGAAACAATATTTGGTGATGTGAAAACTGAATAAGATGTGAATTGCATGAAATTGGGGTTTGCAGAGGCACATTTCTGTCTTTTGTGACgatgacttgggcaagttgtcaAGAAAGACATTTGGAGGTATTGCTCATGTCCCTAAAGTGATGAAATTTATTTctactgttgttgctcagtcactaagttgtgtctgactccttgtgaccctgtggactgcagcactccaggcttccctatccttccctatttcctggagtttgttcaaactcatatccattgaattgatgatgccatccaaccacttcattttttgtcatcctcttctcctccttaccacaatcttttccagcatcagggtcttttccaatgaattggctgcctgcatcaggtggccaaagtattggagcttcagcttcaacatcaatccttccactgaatattcaggattgatttccttaaagattgactggttcgatctccttgctttccaagggactcactcacaagagttttctccagcatcacaatttgaaagtatcaatttttctatgttcagccttctttatggcccagctgtcacattgtacatgactactggaaaaactgtaactttgactatatggacctttgttggcaaagtgatgtctctgctttagaatatgctatctaggttggtcataacttttcttccaaggagcaagtgtcttttaatttcatggctgcagtcactgtcctcagtgatttttggagcccaataaaataaaaatctgtcactgttttcattgttttcccatctatttgccatgaagtgatggggccagatgccatgatcttcatttttctgaatgttgagttttaagccagctttttcactctcctctttcatcctcatcaagaggctcttttgttcctcttcactttcttccattagagtggtatatctgaggttgttgatattttctcctggaaatcttgattccagcttgtgattaattcagcccagcatttcatatgatgtactctgcatataagttaaataagcagggtgataatacacagcTTTGATgcactcccttcccaattttgaaccagtccatgtctgcttctaactgttgcttcttgacctgcatacagatttcttaggagacaagtaaggtggtctggtatttccatgtctttaagaattttccacaggttgttgtaatccacacagtcaaggactttagcatagtcattcAGAGCATCACATGAAGATCCATTTGAAACGAAAAGACATGAAAGACACACAAAGATCCATTTTGTGTATACAGAGTTTGGAATTTGGggttccttgattttttttttttttctcgtcGAGCTGCTCAGTTtctgggatgttagttccctgaccaggaatggaacctgggcctccttcAGTGGATGCTCGGAGTCCCAATCacaggactgccaaggaattccctagaGCTCCCAGACTTTCAATGAGCAATGTGGATATTGCCTCAAATTTAGGAGAGATTTTGATGTGGTTTTCTCTGTATTGATGTTCTGAAACCAGTGAAAGTATTGACAATTCAAtggtttgaaaaacaaaaaaattattttcaaccaaTTGATATGTAGATTGAACCTTGTATCCAAATAGAAACCACTATTTCTTTCTCACATGAGACActtaaatatttaccaaaaactGGATtacaacagaagaagaaaaaaatgaaagaaaaacctacatatgtgtatatatgtctgtgtgtgatatgtgtgtatatatgcataaagTCTGTCATGTTTGGTATCCATTAGTCAGTATATTGGAAAGTTGTAcaataagaaaaattgaaaataccaCTAATTACAATAACAAAACTCAAAGTGTATGTTATCTAAGGAGTACGTTGCCATGTTAGCTGCTGCTTAAAACTccgtgaaattttttttttaattttcctactTTAATTCTATTATGTGGCCATATCTCCTGTAAACTCATTCATGAATAAGGTAAAAAATTTtcaatgtttcgaaagaacagcgtgtatattatctatggtgaaacagatcaccagcccaggtgggatgcatgagacaagtgctcgggcctggtgcactgggaagacccaaaggaatcgggtggagagggaggtgggaggggggattgggatggggaatacatgtaactctatggctgattcatatcaatgtatgacaaaacccactgaaatgttgtgaagtaattagcctccaactaataaaaaaaattaaaaaaaaaagaaattagtctatataaatttaatgtaataATTGATATGTTTGCTGTTagagtattttcttattttatctatgttagcttcttttctattaatttctaaatataattctatagtataatttatatattttctttgaaaagttgTATCCTATGTATTCGTTAGCTTTTACCCAGAAATTACAGCATATTTTCCAAAGGTAATCACAGTGTCGTTGTATCTAATACTGTTAAACACCACCTTTGTAATATGAGGACGTTGCAACAGtaatctgttttctgtatcccatctattttttttctagaacaCTCCAAAgaaacctttatttatttacttgcttatttaattatttacctttgtttccacttttcatttttaaaatttaatttttaaagattgagGTATATTTtgtttacaatattatgtaagtttcagaTCTACAATAGTGATTCACAATATTTAAAGTTTATACTCTACTTATTATAAAAGATTAGTTGTGTATCCTGTACTGTACAATATTCCCTgtactttatttatttcatacatagtcATTTGCAGCTCTTATCCCCCTACCCTCTGCCTCCCTGTGGTAGCcttgttttctatatctttaagtctgttctttttgttatattcagtaATTTGTTCAatactttagattccacaaataaatgtatcatatagtgtttgtctttctctgacatatttactaaagcataataccctctaaatCCATCTGTATTGTTGcaagtggcaggatttcattatttttttattgctaaCTAGCATTCCATTTTGTGTGGTATAGATATATTCCATCTATATGTatcacatgttctttatccattcatctgttggtaaCACAATTTGCTCTCATatctggttattgtaaataatgctgctatgaacattgagatgCACATATtgttttgaattagtgttttcattttcttcagatatgtacccaggagtggtctttgatgatggtcattctcaCAGCATATCCCAACTTTTTGATTGgtgatatgtattttaaaatattagctgTATTAACATGCAGTTTATACAGTCAGAGCTCAACAGAAATTCACAGAATGAGTACATTTCTGTGGTCTGTACCTAGATCAGTAAATGGAATATTGCCAGGCCCCCAGAACCCCTGAACTGTTCCTTCTCATTCATTGCTCCTCAGGGTAACTACTGCCCTGACATCCAGCAACATAAATCACTTTAGTcagtttgaattttatataaagtaaGTAAA from Muntiacus reevesi chromosome 2, mMunRee1.1, whole genome shotgun sequence harbors:
- the LOC136161676 gene encoding vomeronasal type-1 receptor 4-like; this encodes MAAGDLAIRTVFLSQTLFGILGNVSLLYHYLFLYCTGCRLRTIDFFVKNLIVANILVLFSNGYHNTMTNYGWYHIDSDFTCRFFPYVRGVSRGVSIGTTLLLSVFQAITICPQTSRWAELKMKAQQLVFPSIILCWIVNMLVNVVYPMYMSGNLSNKTFTNRKRFGHCSSVCHDQTGDLLYAMLISFPDVLCFVVMILASGSTVFILYRHKQRVQNFHRINVSSISSPESRATKTVLLVVSTFVCFNTLSSICHIVLSVLKDPGLFVMNISAIIITYFPTISPFLLMSRDSRMSRLCFAGKRDTNSLTLMRKM